In Segatella copri, the DNA window ATCACAGAGTTGAGTTTTGGGGCGGTAACATGAAGCATATTGACCAATTCTCCCTCACTCATCCACAAGTTCTCCAAGTTGGACGGAATGGAAAGTATTCCATTTCCGTCCACGGTGATTACAGTCCTTTTCATACCATTCCTCCCATAACAGGCAAGTGCCCCTTGATTCGACTTTCAAAGACTGCTATGTCATGGTCAAGTTTGTTGCTTGTCACCTTGGCGTATATCTGCGTCGTGGTGATGTTTGTATGGCCAAGAATCTTGCTCACGCTCTCTATCGGCATACCATATTCCAAGGCTAAAACAGCCCAAGAGTGGCGAGACACGTGAAATGAAACCCGCTTCTTGATGCCACACATTGCAGCAACTTTCTTGATGCGCTTGTTGATGTTGCTAAGATTGCCGATATTGAATACGTGGCTTCCTTTTCTGAAAGACTTGTATCTCTCAATAATCTGCATGGGAATATCCATCAACTTGATTTGAAAAGGTACACCAGTCTTCTGACGCTTGGACACAATCCAAGGAGCACCGTTTATCATGCTGATGTTATCTTCCGTCAAGTTCTTGATGTCGATGAAAGAGATACCTGTCCAACAACCAAAGAGAAAGAGGTCTCTCGCAAATGCCATATTCGGGTCTTCCAACTTCATCTCTGTCATGGCGGTAAGCTCGTCCAAGGTCAAGAACTCACGTTCCTTGTGATCTGGGTCAACGTGGTACATGGCAAACGGATTTCTTGGTATCTTGCCGTTGTAGTGAGCTGCCGTTACGATATGTTTCAGTGGTATGGAGTAAATCCAAATAGAGGACTGCGCAAGTCCTACAACATTCTTCAAGTACAGACAATAGTCACGAATGAACTCCTCTGTAAGCTCATTCATGGACATATCGCTGCGCTTGTACTGATACTTGATGAACTCGGCAACATACTTTCTTACCGTCAGATACTTGCGGTAGGTGTTCTTGGCTCTGTCCTTGCCTACACGCTTGGCAAAGGCTGCGTTCTCCTTGTCAAAGGCTCTGAGCAAGGTCTCGTACTCTGTGCCTATGCCTTGGTAGGCATTTCTCACCATCTCAGCTGTAACGAACGCCTCACGGTCGGAAAGGCGTTGGTAATGCTTGGCGATTTGAGCCTTGATGTTGTCAAGCGCAAAGTTCACCTCCTTGGCTTCCTTGCTCTTGCCAATGGCTCTGTTGCCCTTGGCATCCCAGATAGCCTTGGTCACGCTCTGCTTGCAACTGAACTGTGCGATAGTTCCGTTGATTGTCACTCGTCCCATGATAGGGACAATTCCGTTTCTCTCCTTGCTTCCATTTATATAGAAGACTGTCTTGAAAGTGCATCTCATAATTCTTACTTTTTTGTTCGGTGCAAAATTAAACTGTGAGAGCTGCATGACAAAACCAAAACTTACGCAGAATGGGGAAATATGAACCGTCACCGTTAAAAATGCTTATTAGGGCGTTTCTGCGAGGTAATGATTTGAAAGCGTTTCTATTTCATCAATCTGCGTTTTCCGTATTTCCTTGTCTGTGCCACTTAAAGCCAACGGCTGCCACAACCACTTGAAACTCAAAATAAAAGCATCATTCTGCTATTTTTTGCTTTCTTAGGCGTTATTTTCTATAAAAAAAAGATCAATATGAGAAATTACTTAATTGGAAAAGAAAGATTACTGGTCGCAGCACTTGCTTTTATTCTTCCATTTTCTTTCGCGAAAGCAGAAGTAAAAGAAGATGGAAAGACCGGTCAGCAAGGCTGGTATATAGGAGTAGAGGGTGGAATGCCTTTCGGCTTCTCTACCTTCTCTAGCTTCGGACACGACAAGACGCACCTCGGTTGGGCTGCTGGCTTATATGGGGGCTATCGTTTCAACTCCATCTTCTCGGCAGAGTTATCTGCTAAATATGGAGAAATGAAATTGTCGGCACAAGACTGCTGCGTAGAACGTAACTATTGGTTGGGTAGCGACGGTATGCTTTACAACGCAGGTGTCCTGGGCATGGACTGTTGGGAATATGCCAATCTGAAAAGCCATGTCAGGATGGGCAGATATGGGGCAAGAGTGAACGTTCATCTCCTTGGACTGTTCCATCAAACAGCTGACAGCCGATGGGATTTGGCTGTTTCACCTCATATATATGCAGTAACGACCAAGGCTGATATCCGTACTATAGC includes these proteins:
- a CDS encoding site-specific integrase, whose protein sequence is MRCTFKTVFYINGSKERNGIVPIMGRVTINGTIAQFSCKQSVTKAIWDAKGNRAIGKSKEAKEVNFALDNIKAQIAKHYQRLSDREAFVTAEMVRNAYQGIGTEYETLLRAFDKENAAFAKRVGKDRAKNTYRKYLTVRKYVAEFIKYQYKRSDMSMNELTEEFIRDYCLYLKNVVGLAQSSIWIYSIPLKHIVTAAHYNGKIPRNPFAMYHVDPDHKEREFLTLDELTAMTEMKLEDPNMAFARDLFLFGCWTGISFIDIKNLTEDNISMINGAPWIVSKRQKTGVPFQIKLMDIPMQIIERYKSFRKGSHVFNIGNLSNINKRIKKVAAMCGIKKRVSFHVSRHSWAVLALEYGMPIESVSKILGHTNITTTQIYAKVTSNKLDHDIAVFESRIKGHLPVMGGMV